The following proteins come from a genomic window of Verrucomicrobiia bacterium:
- a CDS encoding amidohydrolase, whose product MARLLILATLLLHLSAFAQSNVPDIIFYGGKVVTVDAKFTVTEALAIKQGKILAVGDNDDVLPLGKPGTKLIDLHGKMLLPGLIDSHVHPAAAMTEFDHLIPDMETIQDVLDYFAARAKIVPAGEWLELQQVFITRLQEQRYPTREELDRVAPKHPIYFRTGPDAMLNTLALKLSGIDRDFTVKDGGPGYLEKDAQGEPTGLLRGITRYAKVKSSGKSPTEADTYSRTRELFRGYNEIGITAVGDRGANQASLDRYQQMRDQGDLSVRLALSHTFPTIGSMEKILAAIDQIGMHPLRKDDPWVHLIGTKIWLDGGMLTGSAYMLQPWGKSEMYGITDAAYKGVLNVPRDQLLKMVQRAAQHGLQFTAHSVGDGAVETLMSVYEEVNKEKTIKDLRLCVTHSNFMTHDAIAKAAQLGVVVDIQPAWLYLDTRTLVKQFGYDRLRYFQPLSSLFAAGVIAGGGSDHMQKIGSLRSINPYNPFLGMWTTITRSAKWYDGQLHPEEALTREQAIQFYTRNNAHLLFWEDEIGSLEPGKRADFIVVDRDLLTCPINDLKDTQVLQTWVEGKQVYKK is encoded by the coding sequence ATGGCCCGTTTACTCATCCTCGCCACACTTCTGTTGCACCTAAGCGCCTTCGCCCAGAGCAACGTTCCCGACATCATCTTCTACGGCGGCAAGGTCGTGACCGTCGATGCGAAGTTCACCGTCACCGAAGCCCTCGCCATCAAGCAGGGCAAGATCCTCGCCGTGGGTGATAACGACGACGTCCTCCCGCTCGGCAAGCCCGGCACCAAGCTCATCGATCTCCACGGCAAGATGCTCCTGCCCGGCCTCATCGATTCCCACGTGCATCCCGCCGCCGCGATGACCGAGTTCGATCACCTCATCCCGGACATGGAGACCATTCAGGACGTGCTCGATTACTTCGCTGCTCGCGCGAAGATCGTTCCCGCAGGCGAATGGCTCGAACTCCAACAAGTCTTCATCACGCGCCTGCAAGAGCAGCGTTATCCCACTCGTGAGGAACTCGACCGCGTCGCACCGAAACATCCCATCTACTTCCGCACCGGTCCCGATGCCATGCTCAACACCCTCGCACTCAAGCTCAGCGGCATCGATCGCGATTTCACCGTGAAGGACGGAGGCCCCGGTTACCTTGAAAAGGATGCTCAAGGCGAACCCACTGGACTCCTGCGCGGCATCACGCGTTATGCGAAGGTAAAGTCCTCCGGCAAATCGCCTACCGAGGCCGACACCTATTCGCGCACCCGCGAACTCTTTCGCGGCTACAACGAAATCGGCATCACCGCCGTGGGCGATCGCGGCGCGAACCAAGCCTCCCTCGATCGTTACCAACAGATGCGTGATCAGGGCGATCTCTCCGTGCGACTCGCCCTCTCGCACACGTTCCCCACCATCGGTTCCATGGAGAAGATTCTCGCAGCCATCGACCAGATCGGCATGCATCCCTTGCGGAAAGACGATCCGTGGGTTCACCTCATCGGCACGAAGATTTGGCTCGATGGCGGCATGCTCACCGGCAGCGCCTACATGCTCCAGCCTTGGGGCAAGAGCGAGATGTATGGCATCACCGATGCCGCATATAAAGGCGTGCTCAACGTCCCCCGCGATCAACTCCTGAAGATGGTCCAGCGCGCCGCGCAACACGGCCTGCAATTCACCGCTCACTCCGTCGGCGATGGCGCTGTCGAGACCCTCATGAGCGTTTACGAAGAGGTGAACAAAGAGAAAACGATCAAAGACCTCCGCCTCTGCGTCACCCACTCGAACTTCATGACCCACGACGCCATCGCGAAAGCCGCCCAGCTCGGCGTCGTCGTGGATATCCAGCCCGCCTGGCTTTACCTCGATACCCGCACCCTCGTGAAACAATTCGGCTACGATCGCCTCCGCTATTTCCAACCCCTCAGCAGCCTCTTCGCTGCGGGCGTCATCGCGGGTGGCGGCTCCGATCACATGCAAAAGATCGGCTCCCTGCGCTCCATCAATCCCTACAATCCCTTCCTCGGTATGTGGACCACCATCACCCGTTCAGCCAAGTGGTATGACGGCCAGCTCCACCCCGAAGAAGCTTTGACCCGCGAGCAAGCCATCCAATTCTACACCCGCAACAACGCCCACCTCCTCTTCTGGGAAGACGAGATCGGCTCCCTCGAACCCGGCAAACGCGCCGACTTCATCGTAGTCGACCGCGACCTCCTCACGTGCCCCATCAACGACCTGAAAGACACTCAAGTCTTGCAAACGTGGGTCGAAGGCAAGCAAGTATATAAGAAGTAA